The genome window TTCGTGATATTGTGGCCGAGCCTTATCGCCAACATTTATTACCGGGGTTTGAACAGGCCTGTCAGTACTTGAACGCTCAGGGCTGTTTAGCGGTAGGAATTTCTGGCTCGGGTCCGACACTTTTTTGTGTGACGGATAGTGAGCAACAGGCCAATGAATTTGCCAACTGGCTAAAAGAAAATTATTTACAAACATTAACATCGGGTGAGTGTGAAGGATTTGTTCATGTTTGCCGAGTCGATGAACAAGGCGCATGCCAATTAGCGCAATAATGCAGTAAAAGCGCATGAGTGCGCGGTAAGTATACTAGGAAGAAATACGTGAAATTTTATAATCTGAAAGAAAACGATGAAAAAGTCAGTTTTGCTGGCGCGGTTAAGCAAGGTCTGGGACGTAATCAAGGTTTATTTTTCCCTGAAGAGGTTCCCCATTTCGATAATATTGAACAGCTATTGGCGATGCCTTTTGTCGAGCGCAGCGTTAAGGTATTACATCCATTTGTTGGTGAAGATTTAACGGAACAGGCGTTAACGCAAATTATTACCGATGCTTTTAACTTTCCGGCACAAATCCAGCCGATCAATGAAAGTCGTGCTATTTTGGAGTTGTTCCACGGGCCAACATTAGCGTTTAAAGATTTTGGCGCTCGCTTTATGGCTCGCTGTTTACAAACTTTTAGTGCAAATAAAAAAATTACCATTTTAACGGCAACGTCGGGTGATACGGGCGCGGCAGTGGCTCATGCCTTTCATGGTATCGATAATATTCGCGTAGTGATTTTATACCCGAAAGGCAAGATCAGTTTATTGCAGGAAAAAATGTTCACCACCCTAGGTGGCAATATTGAAACTATTGCTGTTGATGGCGATTTTGATGATTGTCAGGCGTTAGTTAAGCAGTCATTTGATGATCAGAAGTTAAAAGATGCTATCGGTTTAAATTCTGCTAACTCTATTAATATTAGCCGTTTACTGGCGCAGATTTGTTATTATTTTGAAGCGGTGGCTCAGCTCTATCGTCAGCAAGGTAAGACCGGACTAGAGAACTTAGTTTTTTCCGTGCCTAGTGGTAATTTTGGTAATTTAACGGCCGGTTTATTTGCTAAAGCGATGGGACTGCCAATTAAGCGCTTTATTGCCGCGACCAATGCCAACGACACGGTGCCGCGTTATCTTCAAACCGGTGAATGGTCGCCAAATGAAACTGTTG of Thalassotalea insulae contains these proteins:
- the thrC gene encoding threonine synthase, giving the protein MKFYNLKENDEKVSFAGAVKQGLGRNQGLFFPEEVPHFDNIEQLLAMPFVERSVKVLHPFVGEDLTEQALTQIITDAFNFPAQIQPINESRAILELFHGPTLAFKDFGARFMARCLQTFSANKKITILTATSGDTGAAVAHAFHGIDNIRVVILYPKGKISLLQEKMFTTLGGNIETIAVDGDFDDCQALVKQSFDDQKLKDAIGLNSANSINISRLLAQICYYFEAVAQLYRQQGKTGLENLVFSVPSGNFGNLTAGLFAKAMGLPIKRFIAATNANDTVPRYLQTGEWSPNETVATMSNAMDVSNPNNWPRVEHMLKSGLVDKDCVSSVSIDEEQTQMTMIAIAKLGYITEPHAAVAYKALQYNANSDEFGVFLGTAHPAKFKEVVESTLGQPIALPKELADCATESILSVDKSNEFSELRAYLLADN